The following proteins come from a genomic window of Miscanthus floridulus cultivar M001 chromosome 2, ASM1932011v1, whole genome shotgun sequence:
- the LOC136540789 gene encoding serine/arginine-rich splicing factor RS31-like, producing the protein MRPVFCGNFDHDTRQYDLERLFSKYGPISRIDMKIGYAFIYFEDERDAEDAIRRLDNVSFGYDRRRLSVEWSRQVEPVPKSRDRPTGDVKPTRTLFVINFDPMRTKIQDIERHFEPYGKIANIRIRRNFAFVQYETQEEASAAVKNTNKSTILDRVVTVEYAFRDDDSERDDRYGSPKRGAYDRRRGNPYMRSPSPRYRREYSPDYDRRGRYPGYDRRDGAMYERRSPVYDRYNRGRSPVYDRYDRGRSPVYDRYDRRRSPDYDQY; encoded by the exons ATGAGGCCGGTGTTCTGCGGCAACTTCGACCACGACACCCGCCAGTACGACCTCGAGCGCCTCTTCTCCAAGTACGGCCCCATCAGCCGGATCGACATGAAGATAG GATATGCTTTCATTTACTTTGAAGATGAGCGTGATGCAGAGGATGCTATAAGGCGTCTCGACAACGTGTCTTTTGGTTACGATAGGCGCAGGCTCTCTGTAGAATGGTCCAGG CAAGTTGAACCAGTGCCAAAGAGCCGTGATAGACCTACTGGCGATGTAAAGCCAACGAGAACCCTCTTTGTTATCAATTTTGACCCCATGCGCACTAAGATTCAAGACATTGAGAGGCATTTCGAACCGTACGGCAAGATTGCCAACATTCGCATTCGAAGGAACTTTGCGTTTGTACAGTATGAGACGCAAGAGGAAGCTAGTGCTGCTGTCAAGAACACTAACAAGAG CACCATATTGGACAGGGTAGTGACCGTTGAATATGCCTTCCGGGATGATGACAGCGAGAGAGATGACAGATACGGCAGCCCCAAGCGAGGTGCTTATGACAGGCGTCGTGGTAACCCCTACATGCGCTCACCTAGCCCAAGGTACCGAAGGGAGTACAGTCCAGATTATGATCGGCGTGGGCGTTATCCTGGGTATGATCGCCGTGATGGAGCAATGTATGAAAGGCGAAGCCCTGTATATGATCGCTACAACAGGGGCAGAAGCCCTGTATATGATCGTTACGACAGGGGCAGAAGCCCTGTTTATGATCGCTATGATAGGAGAAGAAGCCCTGATTATGATCAATACTAG
- the LOC136535813 gene encoding LOW QUALITY PROTEIN: pentatricopeptide repeat-containing protein At3g53170 (The sequence of the model RefSeq protein was modified relative to this genomic sequence to represent the inferred CDS: deleted 1 base in 1 codon): MNLPTPLPPTSSPAPAPRASRAPVVPAARRGTGRRRQRRKPSSSPSTRMGEAEHEQPDALARILRTEAAVLGVSCKAAAARQQSTNLWPRAVLEALDSAVAACRWESALEIFELLRKQHWYEPRSQTYARLLMMLGKCRQPGPADALFKAMLSERLRPTADVYTALVGAYGYSGLLEEALTAVEQMKGAADCKPDGYTFSVLIDCCAKSRRFDLIPAVLDEMSYLGIECNSVIHNAIIDGYDKAAMFEEMESALSAMLESGSNVPDIYTMNSLIGAYGNHGRTDEMEKRYSEFQLMGVEPDTKTFNIVIKSYGKAGMYDKMMSIFRYMKKRFFSPTAVTFNTVIECFGRAGNIEKMEYYFRLMKIQGVKPNPITYCSLVNGYSKAGFLDKVPGIIRQTENTNVVLDIKIMEEMLQLMKEKKCKPDKITYATMIRRSIPTSADRSAIYYG, encoded by the exons ATGAACCTGCCGACGCCGCTCCCGCCCACCAGCTCGCCGGCCCCGGCT CCCCGTGCCAGCCGTGCGCCTGTCGTGCCTGCTGCCCGACGCGGCACCGGGCGCCGGCGTCAGCGGCGGAAACCGTCTTCGTCCCCATCCACCCGCATGGGCGAGGCCGAGCACGAGCAGCCGGACGCCCTCGCCCGCATCCTCCGCACCGAGGCCGCCGTCTTGGGCGTCTCCTGCAAGGCCGCGGCCGCGCGGCAGCAGTCCACAAACCTCTGGCCCCGCGCCGTCCTCGAGGCCCTCGACTCCGCCGTCGCCGCCTGCCGCTGGGAGTCCGCCCTCGAG ATCTTCGAGCTGCTGCGGAAGCAGCACTGGTACGAGCCGAGGTCGCAGACCTACGCGCGGCTGCTGATGATGCTCGGCAAGTGCCGGCAGCCAGGTCCCGCCGACGCCCTCTTCAAGGCGATGCTCTCGGAGCGGCTCCGGCCGACGGCGGACGTGTACACGGCGCTCGTCGGCGCGTACGGCTACAGCGGCTTGCTGGAGGAAGCGCTGACCGCCGTCGAGCAGATGAAAGGCGCCGCTGATTGCAAGCCGGACGGGTACACCTTCTCCGTCCTCATCGATTGCTGCGCCAAGTCGCGCCGCTTCGATCTGATCCCTGCTGTTCTCGATGAGATGTCATACTTGGGGATCGAGTGCAATTCGGTTATCCACAACGCAATAATTGACGGGTACGACAAGGCCGCCATGTTTGAGGAGATGGAGAGTGCGCTCTCCGCCATGCTTGAGAGTGGGAGCAATGTGCCGGACATTTACACCATGAACTCCCTGATTGGGGCATATGGCAACCATGGAAGAACAGATGAGATGGAGAAGAGATACAGTGAGTTTCAGCTGATGGGTGTTGAGCCAGATACCAAGACGTTCAACATCGTGATCAAGTCCTACGGTAAGGCTGGCATGTATGACAAGATGATGTCAATATTCAGATACATGAAGAAACGGTTCTTCTCACCGACCGCGGTTACCTTCAACACAGTGATAGAGTGTTTTGGACGTGCTGGAAACATAGAAAAGATGGAGTACTATTTCCGGCTTATGAAGATTCAGGGTGTGAAACCCAACCCCATCACCTACTGCTCGCTAGTTAACGGGTACAGTAAAGCTGGGTTTCTTGACAAGGTTCCAGGGATTATTCGACAGACCGAGAACACCAATGTTGTCTTAGATATCAAAATCATGGAGGAGATGCTGCAGCTTATGAAGGAGAAGAAATGCAAGCCTGACAAAATAACTTATGCCACCATGATTCGCCGATCTATCCCTACCTCGGCTGATAGATCGGCGATATACTACGGCTGA
- the LOC136535812 gene encoding uncharacterized protein, producing the protein MAPWPRRPVLALVLLALLCSHVALCSSAEPGKPKPKASGGRKALLPDDDDEELPAAKPAKTANAAAAGKTKKKLLAGDAASKNQTKVAKAKKPESAAAAAKGAAKKPAGKAAAGGDAAIAKVSKVPKADKAKVPKPDKAAAAVANTKGADSTKPTKVSKTGAKAVKPPKTGAKSEAAAAAGKAKKPAAANSTADAGAKPAKSGKKAAQVVADAKAKANATVVSKEESAATETTEVEVEEDVVFAKEAEEGTDDLISEFRDLPSRLQETLMPDLARLSHHSKAYLSAANAGIADGVRPILGGRWAAVAASAVAVAVLLLPLFMLTALVLRMGPYLPLLHRALLLAQAYLAIYFATLALAAAATGLEPLRFFHAASPAAYAWTQAAQSLGFMGYLVLQMVDLVAVFSGAASPEDDGNGDAAKALGLAQMVVGLAVGLHYYAAVFHRAAAGEAPRANWRVYAVYAACFAIVCACARAERRKKAYLAGTDGAAEEWKKS; encoded by the coding sequence ATGGCGCCTTGGCCGCGGCGGCCTGTGCTGGCGCTGGTGCTGCTCGCGCTCCTCTGCTCCCACGTCGCGCTCTGCTCCTCCGCCGAGCCGGGGAAGCCCAAGCCCAAGGCATCCGGCGGCCGCAAGGCGCTGCtgccggacgacgacgacgaggagctgCCCGCTGCCAAGCCGGCCAAGACGGccaacgcggcggcggcggggaagaCCAAGAAGAAGCTGCTCGCCGGCGACGCCGCTTCCAAGAACCAGACCAAGGTTGCCAAGGCTAAGAAGCCAGAgtcggccgccgccgcggcgaaaGGGGCCGCCAAGAAGCCCGCTGGCAAAGCGGCTGCGGGTGGGGACGCCGCCATTGCCAAGGTCTCCAAGGTCCCCAAGGCGGACAAGGCCAAGGTCCCGAAGCCGGacaaggcggcggcggctgttgccAATACTAAGGGCGCCGATTCGACCAAGCCTACCAAGGTTTCCAAGACGGGCGCCAAGGCGGTGAAGCCACCCAAGACGGGCGCTAAATCCGAGGCTGCCGCCGCGGCTGGGAAGGCGAAGAAACCGGCGGCGGCCAATTCGACCGCGGATGCCGGTGCCAAGCCGGCCAAATCCGGCAAGAAGGCGGCGCAGGTGGTCGCCGACGCGAAGGCGAAGGCGAATGCCACCGTCGTGAGCAAGGAGGAGTCGGCGGCGACGGAGACGACGGAAGTGGAGGTTGAGGAGGACGTGGTGTTCGCCAAGGAGGCAGAAGAGGGCACAGACGACCTCATCTCCGAGTTCCGGGACCTGCCCAGTCGGCTGCAGGAGACGCTGATGCCGGACCTGGCGCGCCTCTCGCACCACTCCAAGGCGTACCTGTCCGCGGCGAACGCCGGGATCGCCGACGGCGTGCGCCCGATCCTCGGCGGCCGGTGGGCGGCGGTGGCCGCCtccgcggtggcggtggcggtgctgctgctgccgctctTCATGCTCACCGCGCTGGTGCTGCGGATGGGCCCGTACCTGCCGCTGCTTCACCGCGCGCTGCTGCTGGCGCAGGCGTACCTCGCCATCTACTTCGCCACGCTCGCGCTCGCCGCGGCCGCCACGGGGCTGGAGCCGCTGCGCTTCTTCCACGCGGCCTCCCCGGCCGCCTACGCCTGGACGCAGGCCGCGCAGTCCCTCGGCTTCATGGGCTACCTCGTGCTCCAGATGGTGGACCTCGTCGCCGTCTTCTCGGGCGCCGCCTCCCCCGAAGACGACGGCAACGGGGACGCCGCCAAGGCGCTCGGCCTCGCGCAGATGGTGGTCGGCCTCGCCGTCGGCCTGCACTACTACGCCGCCGTCTTCCACCGCGCCGCGGCAGGGGAGGCGCCTCGCGCCAACTGGCGCGTGTACGCCGTGTACGCGGCCTGCTTTGCCATCGTGTGCGCCTGTGCGCGCgccgagaggaggaagaaggcctaCCTCGCGGGCACCGACGGCGCCGCCGAGGAGTGGAAGAAGAGCTGA